The Desulfobacterales bacterium genome includes a window with the following:
- the moeB gene encoding molybdopterin-synthase adenylyltransferase MoeB — MIDFTTEQLERYSRHILLQDVGVEGQIKLLEAKVLIIGAGGLGAPVALYLAAAGVGTIGILDNDHVEISNLQRQIVHFTRDINKKKVDSAREKMEAVNTDIRVRTYQEWLRADNIREIIRGYDFVVDGTDNFPTKFLVNDACVMEGIPFSHGGILRFDGQTITVLPGQSSCYRCSFRQPPPLDAVPTCSQAGVLGAVAGMLGTIQAAETLKFITGVGQLLTDTLLCFDAKSMDFRKIRLRRQKDCPVCGENPTITTLVDAEQAICNL, encoded by the coding sequence ATGATTGACTTTACCACTGAACAACTGGAACGCTACAGCCGCCATATCCTGCTGCAGGATGTGGGGGTCGAAGGCCAGATCAAACTGCTTGAGGCAAAGGTGCTTATCATCGGCGCCGGCGGGCTCGGCGCCCCGGTGGCCCTCTATCTCGCCGCCGCCGGGGTGGGCACCATCGGCATCCTTGACAACGACCATGTCGAGATCTCCAATCTCCAGCGCCAGATCGTTCATTTCACCCGGGACATCAATAAAAAAAAGGTGGACTCGGCCCGGGAGAAAATGGAGGCGGTCAATACCGACATCAGGGTCAGGACCTACCAGGAGTGGCTGCGGGCCGACAACATCCGCGAGATCATCCGGGGCTATGACTTCGTTGTTGACGGCACTGACAATTTCCCCACCAAGTTCCTGGTCAACGACGCCTGCGTCATGGAAGGGATCCCCTTTTCCCACGGCGGCATCCTCCGCTTCGACGGCCAGACGATAACCGTGCTCCCTGGGCAAAGTTCATGCTATCGCTGCTCCTTTCGGCAGCCGCCGCCCCTGGACGCGGTACCCACCTGTTCCCAGGCCGGGGTGCTTGGCGCGGTCGCCGGCATGCTCGGCACCATCCAGGCGGCCGAGACCCTGAAGTTCATCACCGGGGTCGGGCAACTGCTCACCGACACCCTGCTCTGTTTTGATGCCAAGAGCATGGATTTCAGAAAGATCCGGCTGCGCAGGCAGAAGGACTGTCCGGTATGCGGCGAGAACCCGACCATAACCACGCTGGTTGACGCGGAACAGGCAATCTGCAACCTGTAG
- a CDS encoding M67 family metallopeptidase: protein MLRISEEVFRAMIAHAEQELPAEACGYLAGANGLVSNHYQMTNLDRSAEHFTMAPGEQFAAVGDMRARGLKLRAVYHSHPETPARPSLEDIRLAHDPDISYVIVSLAADEPVIRSFLIRRGEVTPEPIEIMVSLKRKRMKK from the coding sequence ATGCTCAGGATCAGTGAAGAGGTGTTCAGGGCGATGATCGCCCATGCGGAACAGGAACTGCCCGCTGAGGCGTGCGGATACCTGGCCGGGGCCAACGGCCTGGTCAGCAACCATTACCAGATGACCAACCTGGACAGGTCGGCCGAACATTTCACCATGGCGCCCGGGGAACAGTTCGCCGCGGTAGGGGACATGCGCGCACGCGGCCTCAAGCTCCGGGCCGTGTATCACAGCCATCCGGAGACCCCGGCCCGGCCGTCCCTTGAGGACATCCGTCTGGCCCATGACCCGGATATCAGTTATGTGATCGTCTCCCTGGCCGCGGACGAACCGGTGATCAGGTCGTTTCTGATCCGCAGGGGCGAGGTGACTCCCGAGCCCATTGAGATTATGGTTTCTTTAAAAAGGAAAAGGATGAAAAAATGA
- a CDS encoding sulfurtransferase TusA family protein, with protein MTTKTEADAFKSCRGIGCPMNMVYAKVELARLRPGQVLELILDNGPPINNVPGSVIKEGHTILEQKQLGDGTWQVLIKKGQGGKER; from the coding sequence ATGACAACCAAGACAGAAGCAGACGCATTCAAGAGCTGCCGGGGCATCGGCTGCCCGATGAACATGGTCTACGCCAAGGTGGAGCTTGCCCGGCTGCGGCCCGGCCAGGTGCTTGAGCTGATCCTGGACAACGGTCCGCCGATAAACAATGTTCCCGGATCGGTGATCAAGGAAGGCCACACCATCCTCGAACAGAAACAGCTTGGGGACGGAACCTGGCAGGTGCTGATCAAAAAGGGCCAGGGAGGAAAGGAAAGGTAA